The Coffea arabica cultivar ET-39 chromosome 10e, Coffea Arabica ET-39 HiFi, whole genome shotgun sequence region ATTGTACAAGTTTACACCAAATGTAAAAAGAATTATATAAACCTATTTAAATTGGACAAAAGTTGATTTGTGAAGCCCTTAATCTGGATACTTATCTTTTAGAATGCAAACAGTCCAAACAAAACTTCAAGTGTAAACTGGAAagtggaaaaaaaagagagaaaaacttcaaGGGCATGATGTGATATTAGTCCTAACATTTACTGGCAGTGGTGGTGCCACATAGGATTGAGGGTTGGCAATTGCTCCCCCTCAAATTTAATAAAATTGTATAATGGCCTTGGAAATTTTCCAGAGTTTTAAGTCACCCCTTGAATTTTATAAAATTGCTCCTCAAATTTAAGTCACTCCTCAAATTTAAGTTTATAAAATGGCCTTGAAGTCACCCCTCAAATTCAATTGCTCCCTCTCTTTTAGTTGTATTGCCCCCcttaaatttaagaaaattcctTTATCCTTTGAAGTTTTATATATTTCCTCCTTATTCTATATttacctccaaaaaaaaaaaagatattttgTTGATTATCTCTAACAAAAATTTTGGACATATTTCAAATTAAACGTTAACGACACTCTAATGGGAGAAGATGATTTGACTTTTAAAATCAAAGTATATACTATATTTCTTATATGAATAAGTCTAAGAGCATGATTTACGTTGAAGTTGATCGTTACATTCTCTTATCACGGGTCCTACTTCCTAGCTCCATCACTGTTTACAAATACATTGTTGTTTACAAATACATTGTTGTATCTAACAATACAGTACCATTATGATTCCCCCATTCGACATCCAAGGAGCTGAAATAGACAGTGCATCATAAGTCAATTTGGTGTGGGAAGACTAACTTAAACAGTAGATTTGACTTCAGAGTGAATGAAATTAGTTTGGAAATCCCACAAAGGAACGACTTGTTAATAAGGACCACCGTCCCGGTttcagaaagaagaaaaagaaaagcaatttACTAGtgttggtatgaaagattataAGATGTAATTAGAATGTGTCAAACTTGGAAgccatatttaatttttggatcAAATTTCAAACAGCTGAAGAGTTGGGCTGCTCCTAAATTCCTAATTCCTACTAACCGTTTTTCCATGTTGCATGTTGCACCGACATGCTTCGTGACGCAGCAGATGATGAATTTCGATACCAACGTGCCGCGATGTTTACTCTGCCGAGGTTTTACAGGTCCTCCACTGACCCACCAACCCAAGCCCCCACTGATGTCACAGGACGGGATATTGTATGGTCTCTGCACCCCCACATGCATCAAAACATAGTCACGACTTACAAATCTCGTGACACTCATAATTGATTTTTCTTTCGAAGAAGGATGTCCTACGCGTATTAATTAAGTAACATGCGTATAAATTCAAATTGAGATGACGTGGTGGCAATTGGCATACGGTTAGCCCTACGTTATCGTATACATCGATCTTATACTtaatttattatctaaattCAATTACTTAGATTTATTGTCCAGAGCTTGTTCGGATAGAAggttatttaaaatatttatttgagataattactgttaTACTTTATgtgatgtgatgtgatgtatgagagataaaaaaaaggtgattgaaaattgTATTTATGATGTgagtagaaaaaaaatttgaaattttgtttgcaAATCTTCCTATCCCGTAAACCATCTGTGTTTGATttagatatttactcaatttttttttttaacaaacgaTAACAGTTTATAGATATTAACACTTGAAAATACAAGAGTTAATTACAAAAAGGAATAACTACCCCCATATCTTTTCTAGCTAGATCAgttagccatgctgggaaagaAGTATCCCAATCAATGTTTCTAATCACCTTGGTTGCAAACTGAGCCATTGCATGACTACACCTATTCGCAGTTCTGGGAACAAAAGAGAATAGGCAACTGTCAAAGCTATTCTTTAGGGCCTTAATGTCCTCTAGGATTGTTTGTAACTTACAACCCTGAACATTACCCGCATTAATAGAGCTCAATTGATTATGCTATTAATTAGAGTGTATGTTGAGATTTGGGATTGTTTGGATTGCGGTTTTCCAtcgaaaaattacgtcgttttccgtgatcacatttccctattaccttttttcctcacatacatcaaatcgttacagtaatttttctatgaaaaatcatgaaaaatgcaatccaaacacaacacGAGCAGTACATACACAAGGATCTTGTGTGTTCTTTAAAAGAGAGAACCAGGACTAGAAAAGGCCGGACACATAGTGCCATTTCTTTGGATATGGACCTATGTGTATTTGACTTCTCCATTTACTCGAACAATTATCtgtatgttaaaaaaaaaaaaaagaagaaataaataatggaacttaataaaaaagaaaaattaagcgTAATAGTTAGTTCATGACCATTAAAATTATTATACACTTATAAAATGTTTACTATATACTCCTTTCATGTGTGATATTTGAAGGGTAGACAGAATATTTAGGATCTTGAGAGTGGTTTGTGAAATGATTTCTAGAAGGCACTTAAATCAATCATAAAATATTGAAATacattattaatatttataattttcaaaaGTCTATTATTTAGCCTTAGTTTGCTTGCCTTTTTggtgaataaaaagaaaagtattacttagtaaaacaaaagctatgaattgcttttcttttcctttccaaaATTATGAACTAGTGCTTGTGCGGTGCAAATTGTAGAATTCGTTGACGGAGTCACCTGCAACAGGCAAAATTCACCTTTTTGGCAATAAATACACGTGCATTTAATTCATAAACCTCAAAATCTCCTCAAAAAATCTAAGCCGCCACCTTGACCGCATCTCCTCTCAGCTGCAAGTTGATGATCACATGAGATCTCACCAGTCAGTTGTTTCTAATTTAGACGTGTCCTAGAAGTTTCAAATGGCAAAAACAGCTAATTTTTCTGGTTTGTCCAAGGTCCAAGCTTCTGACCTTTGAAAGTTTTGACTTTTAACGATAaataataaatcaaacaaacaaatagTCAACCCCTCTTGCTCTATTCAACTTATAAAAGCCCGTATCATATCACACATTTGCTAGAGCTCCACTTTCCATACACGAATTTTATCTTAAGAAGTCCATTACTTTCACACCAGTATTATTCTAGCAAAATGAGCAGCTCAGATGAAGGTGGCAGCAGTTGCAGCACGTCCCAGAAAAGATTTAGAGGGATTCGACGGCGGAAATGGGGCAAATGGGTGTCGGAAATTCGAGTTCCCGGCACGCAAGACCGCCTTTGGCTAGGCTCTTATGCAGCTCCGGAGGCTGCTGCGATGGCACATGACATTGCATACTATTGTTTGCGGGAGAATGCATCATTGGATGATTTCAACTTTCCTTTGATGCTGCCTGCTGGAGTTCAAAGAGGAATGTCGCCCAGGTCCGTCCAGAAGGCAGCCACGGATGCTGGCATGGCTGTAGATGCACAAATAATAGCCAAGCGTCCGGCGGATTCTCCCGTAAAAGTGGAGGAAAATGTGGTGAATTCTAGACCGGAGGAAAGGTTTTCGCCATGCGGGAATGATGGTTTTTCAGACATACCATCGTGGGAAGGCAAAGAGTTCAGCAGAGAATTAGGTGATCAAGCTTTGAACATTTCGGTTGACGATTATCTCTGAGTAATATTCTCTCAGGCTTAGATATATTGCCAAAACCTGTTTTATGCCCCCGAGAAAGGTAATTCTTTGTTGAAAGTTACGCAAGGAGTTCAAGCTCTACGATTGTAACATGCAATTCAATGCTTTGTATTCAAAATCAAGCACGGGCAATTAATGATTGGACTCATTATGACGTGCGTTTGACTCGATACagaaaaaagggaaatggtTTCTGCAGAAACTGAAACAATTCCCTATATTTGTAGTCAAGCTTCAGTATGTTCCGCCCCTAGCCTAGGACCCTTGTCATCAAATCATATAGAGCAACTAAATATTGATTTTTATAGCTATACCATTTGCTGTCCGAGTGATTACAATAAAATTATGGGACTGTGTCATCAAACAGTTATTATCGTCCCATAATCCCAGCAGGATTTCTGCCTATGTGCAATTCATTTGGGACTTGTTGACATTGTACATGATACAGCAGATTAGATGCAGCTAGCCCTTCCAGATAATGTGGAGTTGCATAAAAACACTGGTTTCTTTCATAGAGGTGCAGAAAACGAATTTGAGGGGTACCCAAGAATTCAATCTGCCATGAATCAATTGGATTCAAGAACCCCCGTGATAGGAATCTTGAGCTGTCTTACATGTTAGTTTAAGGTGTCGTTTCTTTCCTATGGGTAACAATAACATGTCCTGCAGCAGTAGCTGATTACAAGCTATATTAGGATGAAAAAAAGTTTGATGTGCAGACAAGATTATTGAGTTATTCATCTACAGAAATTGATAATACTCTTTTACAGTTGTCTGAGACAAATTTCTCCAAAGTATCACAAGAAAACAAAGTAAACATCAAAACCGGTAAATAATAATGATCATGACTATAACCCTCTCATTCCACTTTCTGCTGCTGGTAAACGGGTACTTGAGACTGAGAGGAGGTACCAGGACTTGCACCAGTGAGAAGTTTCCTCGGAGGGGAGCCCTCCAAAAGAGGCCTTCCAGTGCCGATGAAAGAAGTTCTTCTTGAAACATGACTTGTGGAGAGCAAGTGAAAGGTCCAGTACAGGACATTAGGAGAAAAGACCCTGAAAACAAAGAATATGTCGTACCAGCTTGGGTATTTTACATATGCAGCTTGTCGGCAAGCCCCACCCACGATCAACTTTGCAAAATCCTCTGCGGGACCACCAGTCACTTGTACCTAGAATGGAAATGGATGAAATGGTTTAGCACCATGAACAATTTCAGAAATGGGTATTACCAGACTAGAGCACAGGAAATCGTTAGTCTGTAAAACTCCGATTGCAAAATGAGGTTTAGAACAAGAATTGATGGGAAACATGACATGGAGGAGAAAAACtcacttctctttcttctttccaTTGCATCTCTGCACCTTCTTCAACCATGAATCTTCCACGGGTCATTTCAGTCCCTATCCAACCATGGGTTGCGATTGTTATGCCGACTTCATCCTTCACTTCAAATCTCAGGGTTTCATAGAAGTTTATAAGTGCAGCTTTGGCCGCCTACATGAGAAAGAAAGCCACGTATAAAAAAGAGAGGAGGAAAAACGCACAGATATGTTACAACCACAGAGATGGATTTTTCAACTTTTGCCTGAAATGCCAACTTCAGCAGCAGGTGCTTGAAATTAAAGGAGACCTTAGCAGGAAGAAACAGTACATATATACTTACAGAATATAAGCTCATTCTCGGCAAAGGTAACCAATTTTCAATTGAAGCATTCACAACGATTCGACCATTAGTTTGCCGGAGATAAGGCAGAGCCACATAGGTTGGATACACATTCCCCCAAAAGTTTATGTCCTGAGACAATTAGATGTCATAATATTGTGACTTACTGCAGTCAATTACATGCAGGATCAACTGTCAAGACTCTTAAGAAgagaaaattggtaaaaatgaGTAGATTCAATAacaatattaaaatttaaaagctGATTTGAGGAACACCTCCTTGAGCTAAAGAACGTGTACAATTTAAAACCATTTCTATGGAAATCATAGAGTAGCAAATTTCAGAAGCtgttaacattttttttttccttagtgTAAGTGGGAGGTCTCGAACTCGGGATCTCTCACTTACACACCCTCCCTCCATACCATCCAACATGTTAACTATCAAAAGATGCACTTGATATTTGATGGTAATATCTTACCAATAAAATCGGAAATACTGATGCATCTGTAGCTTCCTCGAAAAAGAAAGTATGCCCCAAGCTAGCTGTGTTTACTAGATGGTCCACTGCAAAAGGAAAGAGCCAACAGATACTCTGTTGATGTTACAATCTGGTCACAAAAGATTCATTTATGTCCACCAATAAACAGAGCTCCACTGCAGTGAGAATGCAGCATTTCAAGGGTCCAACAGTACGTAGTAGGCAAAATAACTTGGTTCAGATAATAAATTAGTCAGGAGCTGTGTATCGGAGGTAGTCTTCCCATGTTGATCGTGCATAACAAGGAAGTAGACATGCAAGGGTTAGAAAACAAGGTAGGATTCTGGAgttcttttatcttttattttggacTATATAAAAAGTTTCCTTAAGCCTCAGATGTATTATCATGATAACAACCTTTGTATGCTGCTGTAAAGGCACTATACCTTACGTGCACACTGTCTCTAGAACTGACCTTCAAGTTCATCTTAATCTTTCAGAACATTTTAATTTTAAGAAAAAGGTAAGCCTGACCAGTGGCAAAGGCACTTCGAGTAAGGCATGTTCACTAGAGAAGCATGAAATATTTCTAAATGATGTTATGAATAAAATGAGTTGAATAAACAATACAATTCCAGGCCTACCACACCCAAAGTAGTTGATAGTTTCATTGATGAATCTTCTACAATCTTCTTCCTTGACAACATCTGCAGCCATTATCAACACATGCCTTGAGCCCAAACGTTGAGCGTTATCAGCTATGCCATGGAGCCTGTTGTCTCTTCGTGCCACCAGTACAAGATTGGCACCCCTTTTTGCATATTCATAGGCAATTTGCTGTGACAGGAAAAGGTTCTTAGTTTATAACATTATCGGGTAATAAAATTTCTTTATCATTTCTTATGTAATGACAGTTAAAAGAAATCAAAGAGGAAATACACGGAAGTTGGAATTTTTTTAGCTGAAAAGATATACGACTGACTCTAGCAGTGGTACAAAGTCTCTCATAGCAAAGCTAGTCTAGATAGCCTTTCCAGTTCAAATGGTTACTTGACATGATTCGCTAGAGGAAATGCGACGGCTACAAGAATGAAAATGACCCTTTTTCTAGTACCTATAACATCAGATAATCGCACCAAAATCTGAAAGTGTTCAGTCTAGAAAGATTTCTCAAGTTGCATTAAATGTGGCCAGGGAGAAATTAATTTCCTTTTGAAgttttaaattagttttacCATGCATTGCTGTTAATCCTTCTTATGTTTATACTCTTTTTATTCATAATTGAGCAGGTCTGACCTGGTATCCAAGCAATAACACACTTCAAGGTAATTATCTAAACCTGGTAAAGTTCCCTTAACATGTTTGCAAATGCAGGAAAATTAGTTATCCATCATTCCAgatgtaaaaaattttaaattaattagtCATGTAAATGAGTGAGGACAACCCCTAGCATGAAGCAGAGGAAATTAGTTtgtggattttttttaaaaaaatttctgccTGTGTTTTCACTGAGTGCCATCCATGGTTGCATTGGAAAAGAGAAATGTATAGATTTCaaagaaaggaaacaagaaATGTTGTATTAGCTGGCTATGTACTGTTGCCTAGGTGAAATTGCTTCTACTTCCGGTGAATGCTACAACCTACACAAGGTGCCTCTAGCTAGATAGCACCCTCCCAATTAAGCTAGATGACTTCGTTGTGGACAGTGTATTCCTATGAACTTGTATGTTCTTTCACAGTCCAGTTACCCCTTTTCTACCACTCTGCCTGATGCATTTAATCACTAATCACTACTGCGCCTTTTACTAATAGGTAGTGGACAAAATTAGGTCCATTACTTGTTTCATGAATGGTTTTGTTCAAATATCAGCAGAATACTATGGCAGAGCGTAGATGAAACTTCCTTGGTCTTACTCTGCAATGGTTCCTTGGATCATTTTACGTGCGTAATAAATGCGTCTAAGTGCATTATTTCTGCGAAATGGACGTGTGTGGATTCCAGTTATGCAACCTCCAATTGTTGTTCTGGTCACCCTGCCTTAGCACCTCAAATTCTAATTCGGAAAATATGGGGCATCCATGACCAATCCAACTTGACCAACCTTGTGGCAAATCATGTGAATATAAACACAAATGATACGTCAAAATGGAAGATACAGATTATGTGGACTGCAGTGCTGCAATTACCATGATCAGCAAAAGGTTCCATCCAAGAATTGGGTTGAACTGTAAGGCCGTGTGGTATTGATTGTGCCAAATTGTCACACACTAATGTGTGAGAGGAAAAATTCAACAGCATACCATAAAATCCCCACCtcaatttacaaataaaagTCCCCGATGCTAAATTTCTTTACCCAAAATTTCTATGCAGTTGGCATCCGAAATTAAATGGAAGGACCTGGTATCCCGGTTATGTTATCAGAAGCTCCTAAACCTGTCAACCTCTCACCCACCAAAAGCTATTAaaaggaaatttaaaaaaaaaaaatccaattaaagaATTAAATTGTCTAGAAAACTTGGACACAATGGAATAACTAGAAGTAGATACAAAATTTCTGAAGTAGGGGGCTTACTTCTCCAATCCCAGAAGAAGCTCCGGTGATGACAACCACCTTGTTGTCCATCTCTTCACTGAAGTAAGTATTGTACAGCCATTCACAAGCATTGATGAATGACAAAGTTGGCCATGCAAAGGCAAGCATAAGTAAACTTGCAGGTGGCACCACCAAATTCAAGACGGAGTTTATCAAATCCATATCTACCAAGAACtagcttcaaaaaaaaaattctttttttttttacttttattttttgggattATGTTGGTGTCAAGCGAAGGACGAGGAGAGAAAAGCTAAGAAGAGCACCAGGAAGAAGAAactaacaaga contains the following coding sequences:
- the LOC113712085 gene encoding 11-beta-hydroxysteroid dehydrogenase B translates to MDLINSVLNLVVPPASLLMLAFAWPTLSFINACEWLYNTYFSEEMDNKVVVITGASSGIGEQIAYEYAKRGANLVLVARRDNRLHGIADNAQRLGSRHVLIMAADVVKEEDCRRFINETINYFGCVDHLVNTASLGHTFFFEEATDASVFPILLDINFWGNVYPTYVALPYLRQTNGRIVVNASIENWLPLPRMSLYSAAKAALINFYETLRFEVKDEVGITIATHGWIGTEMTRGRFMVEEGAEMQWKEEREVQVTGGPAEDFAKLIVGGACRQAAYVKYPSWYDIFFVFRVFSPNVLYWTFHLLSTSHVSRRTSFIGTGRPLLEGSPPRKLLTGASPGTSSQSQVPVYQQQKVE
- the LOC113711694 gene encoding ethylene-responsive transcription factor ERF020, which codes for MSSSDEGGSSCSTSQKRFRGIRRRKWGKWVSEIRVPGTQDRLWLGSYAAPEAAAMAHDIAYYCLRENASLDDFNFPLMLPAGVQRGMSPRSVQKAATDAGMAVDAQIIAKRPADSPVKVEENVVNSRPEERFSPCGNDGFSDIPSWEGKEFSRELGDQALNISVDDYL